Below is a window of Candidatus Nitrosotenuis uzonensis DNA.
ATGGCACAGACAGTGATCCCTCCAACACATGGAACCACAAAGAACGGCTCGCCTATCAGTCCGACCTGTTTTAAAATTTTGGCCACATCTTGACCCGTCGTAACCACATACAAAACATTGTATCCCAAAACCGTTGGTTCTATTTTTAATGCAAAGTTTTCTATAATCCTGTTCTCAATCATGCGTGCGATTCTTGATTTTACAGCATTCCCGGAAATTCCTATTTTATTGCCAATTTGCCTGTCTGACTCGCGACAGTTATCAAGCAGAGAACTAAGGATTTTCAAGTCTATATTGTCCAATTTGTCATGATTAGGCATCAGTTTCTTATTAAAGAATACTATTCTTTTATAAAAATGTCTGAAATATTCAAAATTTATAGCTAATACATTAAATATCAGACTATTTTAGTATCTCTGTGGACTATAGGATACAGCTGGCCAAAAGAATGCTGGCCAACAAAAAGGGCAGTCTGATCGGCGCTGTTCTTGCAGTCTCAATTGGAATTCTAGTAATACATGTCAATTTTGTAATATTTCAGGGATTATACGATGCAATCATCAGGGATCTATCAGATTATCGCTTTGGTGATGTAAGAGTAACAGACGAAGAATCCTTTATCACAAAATCCGACATATTTTTGGTAAACTGGTTTGAGCGTATACCATATGTAGAAGCTGCATCGCCAAGAATGCAATCAAGCGCTTCAATAAACTCTACAAAATGGGGCGTGCGAGTGGAAGAGTTTAGAGTTCCAGTAGTCGGAGTCGATCCTTTCCGTGACCCACGAGTATCTACAGTATATCAAACCGTAATTGACGGACAGTACGTCTTCTCAAGAAATTCCGTGGTACTAGGATCATCAGTTGCACGTGATCTTGGAGACTTGCAGGTAGGTGATGTAATAAAGATCAAAATAACTGACAGATTCGGAGTTGACAGGGTACGACAATTTCTTGTTTCTGGAATAGTACGCTCACCTGGAGGACAGGGCTTGGATACTAGCATCATAATCCATATTGACACATTGCGTGACATGATGGAACGGCAAGGGGAAACTGGAGAAATTCTAGTCAAGCTAAACGATAGAAAAAAAGCCGATGAAGTAAAGAACTACTTTCTGACGACGTTTCCAAATGATGATTTTATTGCAGAGACAATAGAAGAATCCGCAGAGCAAGCCTTAAGCGGTTTCCGTTCAGGAATCGCGATGATCAACATGATTGGGTACTTTGGTATGATGTCATCTGCTTTTGCCGTAGTGACAATTCAGATGATGCTGGTGTCAAGCAAGACACGCGAGGTCGGAATCATGCGAGCCATAGGGGCCAAAAGAAAGGACATTCTAATTATATTCATAGTACAAGGCATGATTATTGGCGCTATGGGTGCAAGCGTGGGAACTGCCATGGGTCTGGGATACACATTTTATGCAAAGGAATCAAAAATGTCCTTCCAAGGCAGTATACCTTTAGAGGTAAGCTATGATTGGCCTAAAATTATCCAGACTGCTCTTATGGCGTTTGGTCTTGCCGTGATGGCTTCAGTATATCCATCATTCAAGGCCACGAAACTTCAACCTGTGGAGGCAATGCGTTATGTCTGATATGGTATTGGAAGTCAAAGACCTGAACAAAATCTACGGAGAGGGAGATACCCAAGTGCATGCACTCAGAGACATATCATTCACAGTAAAAAAAGGAGAGTTTTTACTGATTGTCGGAAGTTCAGGTTCTGGCAAATCCACATTACTAAATATGATTGGATTGCTTGACAAACCTACAAGCGGGAAGGTATTCGTAGACGGTGTAAACACTACAAAGCTGAGCGACAGCAAGCTTTCCTCATTTAGAAACTCAAAGCTCGGGTTCATCTTTCAATTCTCTAACCTTCTGGCAGATCTAACTGTGCTTGAGAACGTACTGCTTCCAAGAAGCATACAACACACGGATCAAAATGCCATGTCGGAGGCAATCACATTACTAAAGGCAGTCGGCTTGGAAAAACAAATGCACAAGCGTGCTAACAAAATTTCCGGAGGACAAGCACAACGAGCTGCAATTGCGAGGGGCTTGATCAACAAACCTTCAATAGTGCTGGCAGATGAGCCCACTGGAAATCTTGATTCTGTAACTGCTGACACTACAGTACAATTGATGAAATCTATGGCAAAAAAACTCAATCAAACATTCATCATCGTTACTCACGACAGACAACAATTTGGAGATGTGGATAGAGTGATCACAATAAGAGACGGCAGAGCGTTTGAAGGAGAGGATATTCCGCCAAAAATGGAAGTGACAGCATGAAAAAACTAATTCTTACAGTATTTGCTGCGATCTTGGCAATTCAGATTGGATCCGTATATGGACAACTGGGCTCTGACAAGTCACCGTTTGATAGAAATTTTGCAGATGTTAAATTTCTTGACGCATATTTTGGAAGACCTAATGAGAAAATAGAAGTCACTCCGGGAGACAAAAATGTACCATTTACTGTTGTATTTGCTAATGTAGGATCACAGGATATTACTGGAATAAAAGGACAACTGCAAATGCCAATTGGATTTGCTCCATCTGATGGAAAGGGAGCACTTATTCTGGCAGATAGCGACTCTGAAGCAATAGCTGGAAAGCACTTTTCGCTAACGTTTTTTGTAAATATAGACGAGCATGCTCCAATACAACAATACCCTGCATCCGTAAAGCTTGACTATTCCAGACTACGTGAGGCTGGACAGCGAACGTCTTTCTTTGATTTCAAATTCAAGGTAACCGGCGAGAGTATACTTAACATGAAAGCAGTTGATCCAGTTTTGACCTCATTGAAAAACAACAAGGTTACAGTTGAAATCACAAATGCAGGCACAGCTCCAATGTCCAGTGTAAAAATCGTTCTACAAAATACACAGACTGCGCTTAGCAGTACTACGACATCTATTACAAACATGGAAAACGTAGTGTTTGATCAGAGCAAGTGGACTCTTGGAACCATCAACCCGAAATCTACAAAATACTTTACCTTCCATGTGTACATACCGGAAGGAGTGCGTGGAAACACCCTGAGGGCAATAATGGATGTGACTCATTTTAACGCGCACGGTGATCAGGTAAACACACAAAGATCCGTCGACTTTTTCATAAACGGCTTAATTGATGCAAGAATCTACAACATAGGTGTAATCAAACTAGGAGAAAAGCAGACTGTGATAGGCGAGGTCATAAATGAAGGAAATGTAAACGCCTTGTTCTCGTTTGTCACGCTTGAACCTCTTGATGGCTCGAATCTAAAGCCACAAACTCAGTTCATAGACGAGCTTGAGACTGATTCACCAGTGCCGTTTAACATTCCGATTGAATTTGACGGTGAGCCAAAGTACGGTGATCACAAAGTCAAGATAACGGTGCGTTACAAAGACAGCATGCGACAAGAACACTTGATAAGCGAAGAAGCAACCATCACACTGGAGAACACCGCCAAAGCCCCAGAGCCGTCTGTATCTGATTACATGCCTGGCATGATCGTCGTCATAGTTGCAGCTATAGTAGGTACAGTAATTTACAAGAAAATCAAAAGGAAAAAAGAAGTAACGTCTGAGCCAGAATCATAAATTAGAGTCTAGCGTACTATCATTACAGGACACTCTGCAAGCTCGGACACCTTTCTACTTACGCTACCTAATGCCCTGAGTCTACCGAATCCTGTCAATCCCTGACTGCCCATTACCACAAGCTCCACCTTTTTCTTCTTGGCAAATTTAAGAATCACGTTGACTGGAGAGCCTACAACTATTTCATAATCCGCACACACATCTTTTTCCTTGCATTTAAGAACCGCATCGCGAAGCACCAAGTCAATTTTGGAAAACGCACCCTTGAGATATTTATCTAATTTTTTACCTTCTCCACTTCCAGGTTTGAGATAAAATCTAGAAGGTGCAACAGTGAGTGCATCTACGACTGTGAGAAGATACAGATCAGAGCCAAACATACGTGCAATTTCCAGTGCCTCTGTCAATGCCTTTTTAGAATATTTTGAATTATCATATGGCACAAGGATTGTCTGGTACTTCTTACCCATGATAGTGTGTATTGATTTTTGTATAAATACAATATGTGCGAATCTAGTTAGGTCCACCAATACGTTTCCTTTGGATCGAATTCGGTCCATATCTTACGCACACAATTATAACAACCCAAAGATCAAATTATATCCAATCTGCTGCCTAACTGATTAAATGGCAGCTGGCGAAATCGAGGTTCCAAAGGAAGTGCGACCACTCATGCTCAAAGACGCAAAAGAAACAAAGCTTGGTCACAGAAACGGTGCAATCAGGCAGTATAGATACGGGAACCTGCAT
It encodes the following:
- a CDS encoding COG1361 S-layer family protein gives rise to the protein MKKLILTVFAAILAIQIGSVYGQLGSDKSPFDRNFADVKFLDAYFGRPNEKIEVTPGDKNVPFTVVFANVGSQDITGIKGQLQMPIGFAPSDGKGALILADSDSEAIAGKHFSLTFFVNIDEHAPIQQYPASVKLDYSRLREAGQRTSFFDFKFKVTGESILNMKAVDPVLTSLKNNKVTVEITNAGTAPMSSVKIVLQNTQTALSSTTTSITNMENVVFDQSKWTLGTINPKSTKYFTFHVYIPEGVRGNTLRAIMDVTHFNAHGDQVNTQRSVDFFINGLIDARIYNIGVIKLGEKQTVIGEVINEGNVNALFSFVTLEPLDGSNLKPQTQFIDELETDSPVPFNIPIEFDGEPKYGDHKVKITVRYKDSMRQEHLISEEATITLENTAKAPEPSVSDYMPGMIVVIVAAIVGTVIYKKIKRKKEVTSEPES
- a CDS encoding ABC transporter ATP-binding protein, which codes for MVLEVKDLNKIYGEGDTQVHALRDISFTVKKGEFLLIVGSSGSGKSTLLNMIGLLDKPTSGKVFVDGVNTTKLSDSKLSSFRNSKLGFIFQFSNLLADLTVLENVLLPRSIQHTDQNAMSEAITLLKAVGLEKQMHKRANKISGGQAQRAAIARGLINKPSIVLADEPTGNLDSVTADTTVQLMKSMAKKLNQTFIIVTHDRQQFGDVDRVITIRDGRAFEGEDIPPKMEVTA
- a CDS encoding ABC transporter permease; protein product: MLANKKGSLIGAVLAVSIGILVIHVNFVIFQGLYDAIIRDLSDYRFGDVRVTDEESFITKSDIFLVNWFERIPYVEAASPRMQSSASINSTKWGVRVEEFRVPVVGVDPFRDPRVSTVYQTVIDGQYVFSRNSVVLGSSVARDLGDLQVGDVIKIKITDRFGVDRVRQFLVSGIVRSPGGQGLDTSIIIHIDTLRDMMERQGETGEILVKLNDRKKADEVKNYFLTTFPNDDFIAETIEESAEQALSGFRSGIAMINMIGYFGMMSSAFAVVTIQMMLVSSKTREVGIMRAIGAKRKDILIIFIVQGMIIGAMGASVGTAMGLGYTFYAKESKMSFQGSIPLEVSYDWPKIIQTALMAFGLAVMASVYPSFKATKLQPVEAMRYV
- a CDS encoding universal stress protein, which gives rise to MGKKYQTILVPYDNSKYSKKALTEALEIARMFGSDLYLLTVVDALTVAPSRFYLKPGSGEGKKLDKYLKGAFSKIDLVLRDAVLKCKEKDVCADYEIVVGSPVNVILKFAKKKKVELVVMGSQGLTGFGRLRALGSVSRKVSELAECPVMIVR